In Oryza brachyantha chromosome 1, ObraRS2, whole genome shotgun sequence, the following are encoded in one genomic region:
- the LOC121053319 gene encoding uncharacterized protein LOC121053319 — protein MEDHEKQEAAVLGAAWDCGSPLYDSFELARLYHVVDSHLMILPFPPDAAAQRMLDGWRGAGRAAEVDDDDKRGAVARKTSSRRRTRRTAWRKAMAAICRAVACWRTP, from the coding sequence ATGGAGGATCATGAGAAGCAGGAGGCAGCAGTACTGGGAGCCGCATGGGACTGTGGGAGCCCGCTGTACGACTCCTTCGAGCTGGCGAGGCTCTACCACGTCGTCGACAGCCACCTGATGATCCTGCCGTTCCCGCCCGACGCCGCGGCGCAGCGGATGCTGGACGGTTGGCGTGGCGCCGGCCGTGCCGCCgaggtggacgacgacgacaagcgCGGTGCAGTGGCGAGGAAGACCAGCAGCAggcggaggacgaggaggacggcCTGGAGGAAGGCCATGGCGGCCATCTGCAGGGCTGTCGCGTGCTGGAGGACGCCGTAA
- the LOC121054947 gene encoding glycerol-3-phosphate acyltransferase 1-like — translation MVYYLNSAISPIYTWIPIKEALERAWEPYVTKGGKHDAKRSGLTHKFDFPIAQQTGLMCGFHVCHHMSNLSQQVNTFDPECRLLRDRYPKPLIFHDGHLAFLPTPSAVLAFFLFPPLGVTLSVIRISIGIVVSYKISFSAGAVFGVRFRTSGLRALEPGVKRRGILYVCTHRTLVDPIMLTAALQKPVPTMTYSLSQLSEIIAPISTVRLTRDRVRDAETMSCLLEHGDLTVCPEGTTCREPYLLWFSPLFAELADDMEPVVLDVQVTTLYGTTVSGHKWLDPVVFFANPQPAYRLEFLGAVPREWPRTGGRPGTEVANWVQRRLGEALRYECTGLTRRDKYMMFAGNDGVVAK, via the exons ATGGTGTACTACCTCAATTCCGCCATATCGCCGATTTACACATGGATCCCAATCAAAGAAGCTTTGGAGAGAGCGTGGGAACCATATGTCACTAAGGGTGGGAAGCATGATGCAAAGAGATCGGGTCTTACTCATAAGTTCGACTTCCCCATCGCTCAACAAACTGGACTCATGTGTGGTTTTCATGTTTGTCACCACATGAGCAACTTATCCCAGCAGGTGAACACGTTTGATCCTGAG TGCCGGCTGCTGCGGGATAGGTACCCGAAGCCGCTCATCTTCCACGACGGCCACCTCGCATTCCTCCCGACCCCCTCCGCCGTGCTtgctttcttcctcttcccccCGCTCGGCGTCACCCTCTCCGTTATCCGCATCTCCATCGGCATCGTGGTTTCCTACAAGATTAGCTTCAGTGCCGGCGCCGTCTTCGGCGTCCGTTTCCGCACGTCCGGCCTCCGCGCCCTGGAACCCGGCGTCAAGCGCAGGGGCATCCTGTACGTGTGCACGCACCGGACGCTGGTCGACCCGATCATGctcaccgccgcgctgcaGAAGCCCGTGCCCACCATGACGTACAGCCTCAGCCAGCTGTCCGAGATCATCGCGCCCATCAGCACGGTGCGGCTGACGCGCGACCGGGTGCGTGACGCCGAGACGATGTCGTGCCTGCTGGAGCATGGTGACCTCACGGTCTGCCCCGAGGGCACCACCTGCCGTGAGCCGTACCTGCTGTGGTTCAGCCCGCTGTTCGCGGAGCTGGCCGACGACATGGAGCCCGTGGTGCTGGACGTGCAGGTGACGACGCTGTACGGCACGACGGTGAGCGGCCACAAGTGGCTGGACCCCGTGGTGTTCTTCGCCAACCCGCAGCCCGCGTACCGGTTGGAATTCCTGGGCGCCGTGCCACGCGAGTGGCCCCGCACCGGGGGCAGGCCCGGCACCGAGGTGGCCAACTGGGtgcagcggcggctcggcgagGCGCTTAGGTACGAGTGCACCGGGCTGACCCGCCGCGACAAGTACATGATGTTCGCCGGCAACGACGGTGTGGTCGCCAAGTAG